A stretch of the Crocinitomicaceae bacterium genome encodes the following:
- a CDS encoding PAS domain-containing protein → MSTDQFVLRSACQIWTNQNMQAKQIRQDIDFDLQKKLLNMLSVGDYYVFIFNLADLKFDYVSDDVERVLGYKAEEFTMPFILSKIHPDDRNTFVNFENTVMNFFKKLPQDQYFNYKMRYDYRVMRSDGTYARILQQVITINYSIDGGVIHTFGVHTDISHLKTSNHTRLSFIGLNGAPSFLDYPVEEYKSISPTVDFTKRELDILSLMWEGMDTHEIAAALQISSETVKTMRKKMLAKTNSPNAVSLVRYALEHGAI, encoded by the coding sequence ATGAGTACAGACCAATTTGTTTTACGCAGCGCTTGCCAGATATGGACTAATCAGAATATGCAGGCCAAACAAATCAGACAGGATATTGATTTTGATTTACAAAAAAAATTACTCAATATGCTAAGTGTTGGTGATTATTATGTGTTCATTTTCAATCTCGCTGATCTCAAATTTGATTATGTGTCTGATGACGTTGAACGAGTTTTGGGTTATAAAGCAGAGGAGTTTACCATGCCGTTTATTCTCTCAAAAATTCATCCTGATGACCGAAATACTTTTGTGAATTTTGAGAATACGGTGATGAATTTTTTTAAAAAATTACCACAAGATCAATATTTCAATTATAAAATGCGATATGATTATCGTGTGATGCGCAGTGATGGAACATACGCTCGCATTTTGCAACAAGTAATTACCATCAACTACAGTATTGACGGTGGAGTGATACATACATTTGGTGTACACACGGATATCTCCCATTTGAAAACATCTAATCATACCCGACTTTCATTTATTGGGTTGAATGGCGCACCTTCATTTTTAGATTATCCGGTTGAAGAATATAAATCAATTTCACCCACAGTAGATTTTACCAAACGCGAACTAGATATTCTGAGTTTGATGTGGGAGGGTATGGATACACATGAGATTGCTGCGGCTTTACAAATCAGTTCTGAAACTGTCAAAACAATGCGAAAAAAAATGTTAGCCAAAACTAATTCTCCTAACGCCGTTTCACTGGTACGTTATGCACTTGAACATGGGGCTATTTAA